The DNA region GCGCGCCGCGCTACCAGCTGCCGCCCGACCAGGTGCTCTCGACGTACCCGCCCGCGAACAGCGAGGGCGCCTTCGGGATGCGGCTGCCGCAGGTCGTCATCAAGCGCCGCACGCTGCCGTGGGAGCGGCTGCTGTCGCCCACGCGCCGCGGCACGCCGTGGCTGGCGCTCGTGCTGGTGGCCGAGGGCGAGGCGGAGCTGCGGATGAACGAGAAGGTCGCGGACTGCGTGACGCCGGGCGTCGTGCTCGACGGGCTGCCCGACGTCGAGGTGGGCAACACGCTCGTCGTGCAGCGCTCCGTCGTGCACCGGATCTTCCCCACGCAGCTCGACGTGCCGCTGCTCGCGCATGCGCGCGAGGTGGACATCCACGACACGGAGCTGATGATGGGCGACGACGACGGCTTCCTCGCCGTCGTGATCTCCAACCGCCTGCCGCTGCCCGGGAAGGACGCGCGCGGCGACGAGGCGCCGGTGAAGTACCTCGCGTGCCTCGTGAACCTGGAAGGACAGTTCGACCGGCTGCTGGAGCGCGCGCCCGATCCGTCGCCGTTCACGGTGCGGCCGCTCGTGCTCGCGAACGCGGTGATGAGCGTCGCCGCGTCGGACCACCTCGCGATGGGCGCGTCACCCGTGTCGCCGCCCGCGGGCGTGGGCCCGTTCCTTGGCGGGCTAGCGGTCGCGGGCGGGCTGGCCGCGGCGGAGGAGGCGTCGGCGGCCGAGGCGGCGCTCGCGGCAGCGGCGATCGACGGCGCGACGGTCATCCGGCCGCGCACCGTCACGCACGACGACGTCGGCACGACGGGCACGCGCTCCGACTGGTCGCGCGCGGACGTGCGCGCGGGCAGCGACGTGTACGTCGACATGGCGCGGCCGTTCTCGCGCGCCGACCGCTTCGATCCGTCGGTCGTGCTCGACCCGACGTACCGCTTCCCGGTGCTCCTGCACTGGAGCTTCACGTCCACGGGGAGCACGACCTTCCGCACGCTGATGGAGCACCTCGACTCGGGCCTGCTCGGCACGCTGCCGGAGGTGCCCGCGGGCGAGGAGCCGCCGCGGCTCGAAGGGCGTCCGCCGCTCGAGATCGTGGAGACGGGCCACGTGGGCCTCGTGCACCGCACGCGGCGCGGCGACGAGGCGCGCATCTGGTACCGCGGGCCGTTCGTCGCGCACCCCACCGTCGATCCGCCGGAGGGACGCCTCGCGCTCGCGCACGCGGCCGACCAGCTGCGCATCGTCGTGCCGGACGGCCGCGAGGACCTCTCGCTCGCGGGCGCGTTCGAGATCGGCCGTCTCATGGCGCTGGCGCGGCCGAGCATCGTCGCCGCGCTGCTGCGGTGGCGGCAGGTGCACTACCAGAGCGCGCGGCGGCAGGCCATCTGGGACGCGCAGCGCCCGTTCCTCGTCGCGCTGCTCGGCGCCGCGCTCCCGGAGCGCATCCCCGTGGACTTCGGCGTGCACCTCGGCCGCGCGCTCGCGGGCGCGATCGCGGCGCGGCCCGAGACGTTCGTCGGTGCGCCGCGCCCGCTGGTCGACGCGGGACGCCCGCTCAGCGTCGACGCGAGCACGATCGAGGCGCTGGCGGCGGGCTACGCGCTGCCGCCCGCCGTGCTGCGCGGCGACCTGCCGACGGTGCTCGGCCGCCTGCGCGCGACGGCGCCGGAGGCCGCGCCGATCCCGTCCGCGGTCGGCATCGACCGCGTGACCGGTGGGAACGGCAGGAACGGCGTGAAGCGCACCGCACGCACGGCGGCCACGCGCGCGGCGGAGCGGGCCGCGCAGCTGGAGCGCGACACGCTGGTGGCCGCGCTCGACGCGCAGGTCGCGCAGCTGGCCGCCGACACGCTCGCGCACGAGCTGCGCGCGGCGGCGTACGCGCGGCGCGGGCGCGGTGCCACGAAGGCCGCTGCCGCCGCGGCGGCGCCCGATGCGCTCGACCGGCTGATCGACGCGCTGGGCGGCTTCGCGCCCGACGACAACGATGACGCCTGACGACGAGGGCTGACGCGCCATGAAGATCGACGCGACCGTGCTGATGACGTCCCTGCCGCTGCGCGTGGCGGCGCCCACGCCCGACGTGCTGCGGGTGGACGAGCGCGCCGACACGCGCGCCGCCGCGGCGCCGGGCCTCGACGGGATGCCGCCCGAGCTGCGCGACTGGCTCGTGCGCCTGCGCCTGATGGACGGCGTGCCGTTCGCGTACCTGGTGGCCGACACCGCGCTGCTGCCCGAGGAGTCCATCCGCTGGTTCTACGTCGACCGGCGGTGGACCGACGCGCTGGTGCAGGGCGCGCTGAGCGTCGGCACCGTGAACTCCGACGACCGCACGCAGCTGACCGCGGAGTATCCCACCATCCGCGAGTCGCTCGACCGCGCGGAGCGCAACCAGCGCCGCCGCACCGGCGCGATGTGGCTCGACGGCCCCGCGGGCCCGGTGAGCGGCTTCATCCTGCGCTCGCGCGCGGTGAGCGGCTGGCCCGCCCTGCACGTGCGCGCCTTCAACGTCGATCCCGCGGAGGGCGACGAGGCCCCGTTCGAGGAGGGCGATCCGCAGCGCATGCGGCTGCTGCGCCTGGAGCGCCTCGCGCCCGCGGTGCTCCTCTGCCTGTTCGACGGCATCCCGACGGTGGTGCACGTCGAGGAGCCGCGGCAGGGCGTGCAGTTCGGCTTCGATCCCGCGGAGGCGAACGGGCAGCTGCGCCCCACGCTGCGTCCGCGCAACGCGACGACGTTCGAGTACCTGGGCGGCGCGGCGATCGACGTGCCGTTCCGCGCGGGCGCGTCGGGCGTGGTGGACATCCAGCAGCTGGAGCGGCGGCTGAAGGCGCGGCCGGGCACCGGCGCGGGCGACGGGTTGTCGAGCGCGGAGTACGCGCTGCAGCTCGTGCGCTTCCCGTTCCGGCAGGTGTTCGGCGACGTGAACCGCCCGCCGGTGCCGACGGTGTTCCGCCCGACGGTGTCGTACGAGACGATGGTGCGCCTCTTCACCGCGAGGGTGCAGCCGTGAGCGACACACCGCTGACCGGCGCGCTGGTCGCGCGCGCGGTCCTCGACCGCCGCTGGACGGTGCTCGCGCGCACCGGCATCGACCTCGCGGGCGTCGCGACGTGGGACCGGACGCTCGATCGCCGCACGCGCATCCTCGTGCCGGTGGACGTGCAGGCGTTCGTCGTGCCGAGGACGGGCGGCGAGCCGACGGTCGCGGTGACCGGCACGCCCGCCGGCGACGGCAGCCCCGGCGACCCGCCGCCGTTCGCGGCCGGCGCGGTGCGTCCGTCGGGCGTGCACCTGCACTGGGCGATGCCCGACGCGCTGCTGCGCGGGCGGCAGCGCAAGCCGTCGACCAACGGCGCCGACGATGCGCGCGACGCGGCGCTCGAGCTGCCGCGGCTCCCCGACCGCTGGGTGGTGTTCCGCGCGCTGATGCCCGACGGCGCGGCGCAGGCGCAGCTGCGCGGCTGGGTGATCGACGCGCGCACGCAGTCGGTGACGCCGCTCGCGACGTTCAGCGGCACGCCGGCGGCGCCGCCCGCGGGCGCGCTCACGCTCGATCCGCTCGACGGCATGGCGGGCGGCTCGCTGCTCTGGACCGCGTCGTACGGCGCGAGCGCGGGGCGCTTCGCGTTTCACGATCCGCTCGACGACGTGCCGAACGCGCAGGCATCGCACGGCGGCCAGGCGGTGTACGTGGTGGGCGGCTGGTGGGACGACGTCGCGCAGGATCCGCTCGCCGCCGCGCGCGGCACGAAGGGGCTGGACGCGCGGCTCGCGGAGCTGGGCTGGAGCGTCGTTCACGACGTCGCGGACACGGTGCAGCAGGCGCAGGAGGACCCGCGCGTCGTCACGATGCGCAACGCGATGGGCCTCACGTCGCCGCCGAGCGAGCCGATGGTCAGCGTCATCACGGCCGAGGGGCGCCCGGTCGCGCGCTCGCTCGGCGCGGCGTCGGTGCGTGCGGCGGTCCCGGTGAGCAAGGCGACGAAGGTGATGGTCGGCCCCTCGCTCCCGACCTATGCGTCGCTGCTGCACGGCGCGGTGCTCGGCGTCCCGATCGGCGGCAGCGTGCCCGCGGGCGTCGACGACCGCCCCGCGTCGGCCGACATGCAGGTCGCGATGGGCCTCGACGACGACGACCTGGTGGGCGCGTTCGGCGCGACGACGCTCGGCACGGGCGCGCAGCATCGCGCGTCCGCGGAGCGGCTGGCCGCCGCGTTCACGAGCGACCTGCTCGACCGCCTCGCGACGCCCGACGGCGTGGACGACCTCGCGGAGCGCGAGCACGGCGACGGCTTCCTCTCGTTCCCCGGCACGCCGCTCCCGGGCACGCGCCCCGATCGGCTGCGCGCGGAGGACGCGGCGCCCATCGGCCCGACGGGGATCGGGCGGAAGGGGCGCGGCGCGCTCGCGGCCAGCGTGCAGGAGCGGCTGGGCGCGGAGCTGCGCTGGAAGTCCGACGCGATCGACCTGATGGAGCGCAAGCGCGGCGCGCCGTCGCGCGCCGAGCAGTCGCGCGCGGGCGCGCTGCGCGACGCGCAGGAAGGCATCGCGCGCGAGCGCACGTCACGTCCACAGGTGCGCGAGGTCGTGCGCCCCGCGCCGCGCTGGTTCCGGCCGCTGCCGCCGATGGTCGCGATCCGCGGCGCGCATCCCAGCCATCGCCATCACGGCGACGGGCTGTTCGACAGCGAGGGGCGGCTGCGCTGCCGCTATCCGCGCGAGTGCGTGCCCGCCTGGAAGGGCGTCGTGCGCGGGCAGGACGTCGTGCCGTCCATCAGCTCGGGCGCGGTGCCGCCGGAGATGCTGGCGATCGTGCGCGAGGCGGTGCTGCTCGATCCGTACGCGCACGCGTGGCTCGCGGCCGCGGGCGCCGCGGCGAGCGGCGGTGGCCGCACGCGCGTGCCCGCGCTGGAGACGCGCCTCGCCGGCGAGATGGTGCGGCTGTACGGGACCGAGGGGCGCTACGACGGCGGCAGCCACCTCGCGCCGACCGGGCGCAACGCCGCCGCGCGTGATTCATGGCAGGGCGTTGGTGTGAGGGAGAGAATGCTCGACCTCGAGGTCGCGACCGAGCTGTCGCGCCACGCGCTCCTGGAAGGGATGCCGCCGAGCCCCGTCGCGATCACGACGTGGCGCCAGCCGTGGGTGCCGCTCTGGCTGGAGTGGCGCGTCACGCTGCGCGGGCGCGAGGACCTGGAAGGGTGGACGCTCGACGGCCTCGATCTCGAGGCCGCGACGCTCGCCGCGCCGACACGCACGCTCACGTACCAGGGCCGCAGCCCCATCGGGCAGGGGCTGTCGAAGGCGCTGCACGGCGCCATCCTGCGGTGGCTGGAGGCCGAGCAGCAGCGCGACGCCTCGCCGGCCGGTGGATTCATCAGCGACGCGGACGAGGCGGCGCTGGCGCGACTCGCCGACCTGCTGCTCCCGCTCGACCTGGTGTCCGCGTCGCTCGACGGCATCCGCGAGCAGCTGCTCGGCATCCCGTACGACGGCAGCGAGCCGCGCGGCACGCCCGGCCCCGACGGACGCGAGCGGCTGCGCGCGACCGCGGCGCCGATCCCGCTGTTCGGCGGCACGCTGACGCTGGATGCGTTGCGGCTGGTGGACGCGTTCGGCCGCGTGGCGGACGTGCCGACGGCGACCGTGCGCACGACCGCGACGCTGGAGGTGGATGGCGCGCCCGCGGCGATGCGGCTGCGCCCGCGCCTGCAGCATCAGGCGCGCTGGCTGTGGCGGCTCGTCGATCCCGCGCATCCCACGACCGCCGATCCCGCGCTCGCGCCCGAGGCGTTCGTCGACCAGCTCGATCCGCAGCTCGCGGTGAACCCGGTCGCGGGCTTCCTGCTCCCCGACCACATCGACGAGGCGCTGGAGCTCTTCGACGTGCACGGCACGCCCCTCGGGCAGCTCGCACACGATGCATTGAGCGGCGCGGTGTTCTGGGAGCCCGCGCCCGGCCGCCCGCTGCCGCCGGATGCCGGTCCGCTGGCGGGGCTCGCGCCGCACGACGTGCTGGTGGGCGAGCTCGCGTCCGGCGTCGTGGTGTCGGATGTCGCCGCGCGCGCGCAGGCCGCCGCGCCGGATTCGAGCGCGCTGTCGGCGATGCTGCGCGCGATCGACACGACGCTCTGGTCGGTCGACACCTTCGCGTCGGTCGGCTCGCCGACGGTCGCGGGATTGGTGGGGCGCCCCATCGCCGTCGTGCGCGCGACGCTCACGCTCGACGCGCCCGACGATCTCCCGGACGTCGACGTGACGGCGCCCGGCGGCGCCGACGCGCGGCGCGCCGCGTTCGCCGCGATGCGCGAGCAGCGCGTGCCCGTGCAGCTCGGCGCGCTCACGCGCAGCGACGACGCGTTGCTCGGCTTCTTCGTCGACGACGACTACACGAAGCTGCACCTGGTCGACAAGGTGGTGGCCGCGACCGCGCGCGACACGGGGCGGCACCGCGGGCAGCTCGGCCTGCTCGGCGCCACCGACGTGCCGGACGTCGTGCCGCTGGCGCACCCGTACGTGGTGGCGGAGGACCAGCTGCTGCTGCGGCCCGGCCAGACGGTGCGCCTCACGCTGCTGATGCTCCCCGCGGGCCAGGTGCACCTCACGTCGGGCGTGCTGCCGCGCAAGTCGCTCGCGCTCGCGCACGACTGGGTGATGCCCGGCCTCCAGGCGCTGATGCCGAGCGTGCGCGTGGGGCCGCTGCTCGTCGATCCGTCGGAGATCCGGCTGCCGCTCGTCGCGTCGCTCGGCGAGCGGCAGACCTTCACGCGCCGCACGGGACCGCTGACGTGGCGCGACGACCCGATCGTCGCCGCGACGCAGACCGCGCTGCTCCCGCGCCTCCCGCACGAGGCGCAGGAAGGGTGGATCCGCGTGCTGCCCGAATCGGGAGGTGCCCCGTGAGCGCGCAGCGACGGAAGACGACGACGAGGAAGCGATCCGCGCGCTCGCGCGACGCCGTGCCCGACGAAGCGCTGGCGGCGGTGGAGGATGCCGCGGTGCAGCGCGCGGTGGCGCAGCGCGCGAGCCGCAAGGCGCAGCGCCGCGGCCGCGCGCTGCAGCGCGCCGCGTTCCTCGCCGAGCGCGCCGGCGTGTTCGACGAGCGCGCGCTGAGCGAGGCGATGGCGAGGCGGCTGGCCGCCGATGAAGAAGGTGCGGGCGACGACATCGCGAGCGCGCTCCCCGGCAGCGACGTGAAGCGCTGGGTGCCCATCGGCCCGTCCGTCGTGCGGCGCGGGCAGGCGGAGGGACGGCCGCGCGTCACGGGCCGCATCCGCGACGTGCAGCTCAGCGCCGACGGCCGGCGCGCGTACGCCGCGAGCGCGAAGGGCGGCGTGTGGTACAGCGACGACGCGGGCGCCAGCTGGTCGCCCGTCGGCGGCTGGTCCGATCGCGCCGCGCGCGCGGGCGGCAACAACAACGCGAAGACGTGCGGCTGCCTGCTCGCGCACTTCGGCGCCACGCCCGCCGACGACTACCTGCTGGTCGGCACCGGCGAGACGATCCCGTGGACGCTGTCGAACCTGCCCGTGCGCTCGACGTCGAAGCAGGGCGGCGTGGGCATCCTGGCCGCCGCGGCGCCCGGCACCGCGGCCGTCGGCGCCGCGGTGTGGGAGCCCGAGGCGGGCATCGCGCAGCTCGAGGGGCTCGGCGTGTTCCGCATGGCGCGGCATCCCGCGAGCGTGCCCGGCAAGGCCACCGGCGCCGATGCCGACCGCGTCGTCGCCGCGACCAGCGGTGGGCTGTTCCTGGGCACGCGCGCGATGGTGGGCGGCAACGCGCAGTGGGCGTGGGCGAAGCTCGCGGGGCTCGACACCTTCGTGGGCGGCGTCGCGACGGCCACCGACGTGCTCTGGCTCCCCGGCGGCGCGAACGGGCGCCTCGTCGTCGCGGTGTACGGGCGCGGCGTCGCCATCAGCGACACGCTCGGCGCCGCGGGCGGGTGGCGCTGGATCACGGGGCTCACGCCGTCGCCGCTGTTCAACCGCGGCCGCATGAGCATCGCCGGCCCGATCGGCACGCGCGTGTACGTGCTCGGCGAGCGCACGGTGGCGGGCACGCAGACGCCGACGCTCTGGCAGGTGGCGGACGTCACCATCGCCGCACCGGCGGCGACGGTCGTCGCCGGCGTGCCCGCGAACCTGTGGGGCACGCAGATCGACTACGACCAGTGCGTCGCGGTGCTCGACGCCGCAGGGACGGACCGCGTCTTCTTCGGCGGCAGCACCGTGAAGCCGTTCGGGACGGCGGAGTGGTCGGCGTCGCTCTGGTGCTTCGACGTCGGCGCGGGGCCGGCGCTGAACGCGGCGCCCGGCATCTCGCAGGTCGGCGTGCCGACGACCGCGGCGTCGCCGCAGGCGGGCGCCGACGTCGCGGGGCTGATCGGCAACAACGTGCACGCGGACATGCACGTGATCCGCCTCGTGCGCCCGCCCGGCACGCCGCCGGATCGCGTGCAGGTGTGGGTCGGCTGCGACGGCGGCGTGTTCTGCTCGGCGCTGGGTGGGCGCGTCAACACCTTCGCCGCGCGCGCCGTCGGGCTGGCGACGCTGGAGCCCGGCTACATCGCGCACCATCCGGGCTCCGCCCACTACGTCGCGATGGGCGCGCAGGACAACGGCACGCAGGTGCGCACCGGCGACACCGTGTGGGAGGAGGTGCTGGTGGGCGACGGCGGCGGGCTGACGTTCCACCCCGTGCGTACCGACTACCTCGTCGCGCAGTACCTCGGCGGCGTGTGGCTCGGACGGCCCACCGCGGGCTTCCGCGATCCGCTGAACCGCGTCGCGGGCGGCTCGTACGCGCGCGGCCGCGAGTCGGGCGTGTCGAGCTTCTACTCCGGCCCCGCGGCCGTGCGCGCGTCGGCGACGCAGGGACGCATCGCGATCGGCACCAACCGCGTCTGGCTGAGCGACGACGTCGGCGGCGCGTTCAACACGTGGGGCGTCATCCCCCAGGCGGCCGGCACCGTCGTCGACGCGAACCCGCTCGGCACCGATCCGGTGGCGCAGCAGGCCGTCGGCGTGCCGGTGCCGGCGATGGGACCCGTGGTGCAGCTGCGCTGGGTGTCGCCGACCGAGCTGCTCGCGCTCTACGCCAGCGGCATCGTGCGCCACGTCGAGAACCCGACGACGAACGTGTGGACGTCGACGGTGCTGGTGCCCGGCGCCGCCGGCGGTCCGACGCTGGCGTCGAACCTGATGACCGACATCTGGCCGATCGCGGGCACGCAGGACTTCTACGTCACGTGCGTCGGCAACGTCACCGCGTCGGCGGCGGCGCGCGAGGACACGTGCTGGTTCTACGAGCAGGCCACCAACACGCTGCACCCGACGGGACTGCGGCAGGCGCTCGACGGGCCGGGCACGCCGCCGGTGCCGGTGGGGCCGCTCGATCCGGCGTACGCGGTCGTCGTGGATCCCGCGGCGACGACCGACGTCTACGTCGGCACGGTGACGGGCGTGTGGAAGGGGCTGCGCGCGGCGCCCACCGGTCATCTCTGGTCGCCCTTCGTCAACGGGCTGCCGCAGGCGACGGTGCAGGACCTCGCGCTGTGGACCGATCCGGCGGGCGCCGCCGGCGCGCCGCGGCTGCTGCGCGCGGCGGTGCAGTCGCGCGGCCTGTGGGAGGTGCGCCTCGACGCCGACGAGGTGCAGCAGACGTACGTGCGCGTGCATGCGCGCGACGACCGCCGCGTCTTCCCGACGCCGATGGCCAACGCGCGCCGCGCGCCCGGCGCGACGCCGCACGTCGTGCACGCGAGCCCCGACATCGTCGTGCGCCCGCGCGCGAATCCGGTCGCGGCGCCCGCGTGGCAGCTGGGATCCTCGGGGAAGATCTTCGGCGGCAGCGTCCCGCACTACCAGCTGTGGACGTTCCAGACGGCGTTCCGCTGGCACTATCCCAGCCTCCCCGCCGACGGCGTGTTCAGCGACCAGCTCGGGGACCTGATCGAGCTGCACCGCGCGAAGCTCGGGCTGTCCGCGGGCCGCTTCATCGACCAGGCGCTGTGGAACGCGGTCGTCGGCGGCACGCGGCTGGACGCGTCGGGCGCGGTGAGCACGACGGCGACCGATCCGCTCGCGGTCTACCGCGCGCCGTGGCAGTCGCCGGCGGCGCTCGACGCGCTGGCGACGGAGGTGGACCTGATGGAGAGCGTGGTGCCGCGGCGCGACGTCGGCGACGTCTGGGAGGTGTTCAGCGAGCGGTGCACGGTGGACGTGCTGATCCACCACCGCGACACGCGCCCGCTGAACGCGAACGACGCGTTCGTGACGCTGCTCTGGCGCTCGGGGCCAAGTGCGACGGCGCTGCTGGCGAGCGCGATCGGGACCCTGCCGGCGTACGCGGCGAGCCTGCTCACCGGCACTCCCATGGCGACGCCCGCGGGGTGGATCCTCGGCGGTCCCGGCGCGGGTGTGGCGATCCACCGGCTGAACGCGACGCTCGACGCGCGGCTGCCGCGCGCGGTGCCGATCGACGTCGACCTGTCGACGGTGGCGGCGGGCCACCGCGTGCTCTTCCTCGGGCTCGTCGGCTCGAACGTGGATCCGTTCACGACGGCGCCCGTCGGCACGCCGGCGACGGTGTCGGACCTCGTGCGCGCGTGGCCGTACGCGGCGATGCGGCTGGTGCGCGTCTTCCCGCGGCCGACGTGAGGCGCGCGGTGAGGCGCGCGGTGAGCGGACGATGAGCCGCGATCAGCCCACGGGGCCGGGCGGCAGGCGGCGCTCGGGCGCGCCGGACACGCGCGCGTCGTCCGGCCCGCCGTCGCGTGCGAAGACCTCGCGTGCCGGATCGCGGACGAACACCTCGCGCGCGAACGCGCCGCGTGGCGCATCGACCGGCGGCAGCGCGCGGCCGCGCAGCACGCGCCGCGCGAGCAGCGCCGCGCCGCCCACGACGGCCGCACCGGCGAGCAGCGTGACCCCGACGGCGAGCACCGCGGCCAGCAGCGCCAGCACGACGACGAGCACGAGCGCGGCGACGACGGGGTTCCGCGAGCGGAGCTGAACGATGCGTACCTGCATGCGCCGAAGTTAGCGCACGGAGCAGCGCGCCGGACCCGAACGGCGAACTGCACTTGCAAGGATGAAGATCGGATAGAGTCCGATAACGACGGATGGCTCCGTGTCGCGCGACGTACCTCGCACCCGCATGGAGCCATCCGTCGTTGTCAGATCTTGTCAGATCTCATCCTTGCAAATGCTGTTCGGGTCCAGCGCGCCTCAGCTCGCATCCGGCAGGAAACGTCAGCAGCGTCCGCCCGCGCTGCGCGTCACCGCGAGTGCGACGCCGGTCACCGCGTCTGGACGCCGGACGCGCGAGTCATGGGGCGACGCACGCCACGACGACGCCCGCACCAGCCCGAGGAACTCGATGAAGCCTCCGCGCCCCCGGACCGGCAGGTCGCGCACCCGACCCGCCGACGCCACGCCCACGGCCGCGCCCACCGCGGCGCCCACCGCGGCGCCCGACACGCCCTCCACGCACGCCGCCACCCCGAGCGTCGACGTCATCCGTGCGCGCGCCTACGAGCTGTACGAGGCGCGCGGCCGCTCGCCCGGCTCCGACCTCGACGACTGGCTGACGGCCGAGCGTGCGCTGCATCCGGGGCCGGACACCGGCGACGGCCGCGGACCGTCGGAGGCGTCTCCCGCGCCGTAGGGCGCGGACCCGGCGGACCCGGCGGACCCGGCGTGCGCGTCGGGAATCCGCCGGACGCCGTGCGGTGCAGTCGCCCGACTTCGCGCCTTCCGCCCGCGTCGCATCGTGGCGCAGGGCAGGCCACTCCGGCCCGCTCGCCGGCCCGGACGTCGGAGGACGTATGGAGCACGTCAACCTCGGCACCATGGAGCGCGCCATCCGCATCGTCGTCGGCGTCGCGCTGTTCGCGCTCGGCATCCTCCAGGACCCGCCCGCGTGGTGGGGCTGGCTGGGCATCCTGCCGCTGGCGACCGGCCTCGCCGGCTTCTGCCCCGCGTGGGCCGCCCTGGGCTGGTCGACGGCCGGCCCCGTGGCCGACGCGGTGGGACCCGACGTCACCGGACGCGCCTGATGCGCGGACGCGCGATGCGGCGAATCACCGGCATCGCGCGGGCGATTGACCCGACACCGGGAGCCCCGGGGAATCTGTAACCTTCGCCCCGTACGCCACTCCGCCGAGGCCCCGATGTCCGCCGCCGTGATCCCCACCCCCCTCGCCACCCTCCCCACGCCCGTCGCGCCCGAGCGCGCCGCCGGCGCGCTGCTCGTCGCCGCCGACGGCCGCGAGGACGTGCGCCCGG from Roseisolibacter agri includes:
- a CDS encoding cell envelope integrity protein TolA encodes the protein MPDEALAAVEDAAVQRAVAQRASRKAQRRGRALQRAAFLAERAGVFDERALSEAMARRLAADEEGAGDDIASALPGSDVKRWVPIGPSVVRRGQAEGRPRVTGRIRDVQLSADGRRAYAASAKGGVWYSDDAGASWSPVGGWSDRAARAGGNNNAKTCGCLLAHFGATPADDYLLVGTGETIPWTLSNLPVRSTSKQGGVGILAAAAPGTAAVGAAVWEPEAGIAQLEGLGVFRMARHPASVPGKATGADADRVVAATSGGLFLGTRAMVGGNAQWAWAKLAGLDTFVGGVATATDVLWLPGGANGRLVVAVYGRGVAISDTLGAAGGWRWITGLTPSPLFNRGRMSIAGPIGTRVYVLGERTVAGTQTPTLWQVADVTIAAPAATVVAGVPANLWGTQIDYDQCVAVLDAAGTDRVFFGGSTVKPFGTAEWSASLWCFDVGAGPALNAAPGISQVGVPTTAASPQAGADVAGLIGNNVHADMHVIRLVRPPGTPPDRVQVWVGCDGGVFCSALGGRVNTFAARAVGLATLEPGYIAHHPGSAHYVAMGAQDNGTQVRTGDTVWEEVLVGDGGGLTFHPVRTDYLVAQYLGGVWLGRPTAGFRDPLNRVAGGSYARGRESGVSSFYSGPAAVRASATQGRIAIGTNRVWLSDDVGGAFNTWGVIPQAAGTVVDANPLGTDPVAQQAVGVPVPAMGPVVQLRWVSPTELLALYASGIVRHVENPTTNVWTSTVLVPGAAGGPTLASNLMTDIWPIAGTQDFYVTCVGNVTASAAAREDTCWFYEQATNTLHPTGLRQALDGPGTPPVPVGPLDPAYAVVVDPAATTDVYVGTVTGVWKGLRAAPTGHLWSPFVNGLPQATVQDLALWTDPAGAAGAPRLLRAAVQSRGLWEVRLDADEVQQTYVRVHARDDRRVFPTPMANARRAPGATPHVVHASPDIVVRPRANPVAAPAWQLGSSGKIFGGSVPHYQLWTFQTAFRWHYPSLPADGVFSDQLGDLIELHRAKLGLSAGRFIDQALWNAVVGGTRLDASGAVSTTATDPLAVYRAPWQSPAALDALATEVDLMESVVPRRDVGDVWEVFSERCTVDVLIHHRDTRPLNANDAFVTLLWRSGPSATALLASAIGTLPAYAASLLTGTPMATPAGWILGGPGAGVAIHRLNATLDARLPRAVPIDVDLSTVAAGHRVLFLGLVGSNVDPFTTAPVGTPATVSDLVRAWPYAAMRLVRVFPRPT
- a CDS encoding DUF2934 domain-containing protein, which translates into the protein MKPPRPRTGRSRTRPADATPTAAPTAAPTAAPDTPSTHAATPSVDVIRARAYELYEARGRSPGSDLDDWLTAERALHPGPDTGDGRGPSEASPAP
- a CDS encoding YgaP family membrane protein; translated protein: MEHVNLGTMERAIRIVVGVALFALGILQDPPAWWGWLGILPLATGLAGFCPAWAALGWSTAGPVADAVGPDVTGRA